A segment of the Candidatus Nitrososphaera gargensis Ga9.2 genome:
GAAGAGTTTGGACACTACCTTTGCGAAATAATAGGTAATCAAGCCGCTGAAGTTATTCTCTCAAAAGTTAGACAAGATAATGTTTCAAATCTCAAGATAGTAGAGTCCAAATCTTCTCTCATTATTGCTGATTCTCTCAAGAAGAAAGAAGCGGACAGAAGAAAGAGAATCTCTGACAAAGTTTACTTTGTGATTTGTGACAGCTGCTTTTGGTGCGCCTCTTACCTTAAACCAATTCCAGCGTCTTCTTCAACTATGCAATGTGCAAGCTGCGGATATAACATAGAATCCGCGATGCCTATTGCCTTAGATGAAAGTATGCGTCTTGGCGAGTGTGCTTCAGAAAAAACAATGATTTGGTATTTTTACCATTAATGACTAGCAATGGTCGGCACTCCTTGCAGCATTTGTTACCTATTTTTGACCATTCTAAAGGTATGCGCATAGAGCTGCAAAAACCGTAATATCGGAGATTTTTGTCCTAACTATCTTATAAGACGCTCCAGATCAACACTAATGAATCGCATCTTTCTTAAAGATAAGTGGAACCAGCGAACGTCTCTTCTTCATCCTCAAGATATATTATTAGAGTATAGACGGCTGCGCCATGCTTTTGCATTACATAGTAGAGGTTAAATGCAATATCAAATGACTGTCCTTCAATCTGCCAGTTGTCAAAAAATCCTATTTGTAAGCACTTGTTTAGCGAAGCAAACTTACTGACTCTAATTTTGTATAAGGTTCCTTAATGACTGAAAACATATCTTGGTCTCGCAGCTGCTCCCGCCGCCTCCTCGTTTCTGCATTTTCGGTCAAAAGACGAAACTCGTCGTTTCAGCTGTTACTACTGCCGTTATTCGTGAAAAACTACATTGTTAATTGTTGGTGCGTAACAATAACCGTTCAGATGGAGGACAATAATAGGCAGGTTTTAATGGGATTTTAGCTCCAATTCTGCACATACACATATGGCGGACTGGTTCAAGAACAGAGGGTTTGGAAGCTCGGGCGATGAAATAGACCAGCTTACAAAGACCATAAACGAGCACAGCGACGAGCAGAGAAAGATCATGGCCCAGTTCAACAAGGCCATGAACAACTTTGCGACTGAGCGGTCGCTTGAAACCTGCCTTGACGCGCTCAACCTATCGATGCAGCTTGCCAACGTCAGGGGCAAGCTGGCCGAGTCGTACGAGTACTATGCAAGGATGCTTGAGCGCGAAATAACAAGGTTGAGCAAAAGGCCCTAGTCAATCAGTCAGGCACCGGTATCGGCATCGTCAGCTTCTGGAACTCGTCAAAGAGCGCATAGCCCGACCTCTCGTTAAGGAAAAGCAGGAACATTCCCTCATCCATAAGGTTCTCAATAGCCACGCCCAGCTCCTCCACCTTTACAATTGGAGTGTACGACAACGAGTCCGTGACCAGCATCAGGTTCGTGTTTTCATAGTTGTCAAGGAGATCGTAGAGCATAGATTCAAGGTGGCCCAGCAGTCGGGTGTCGTGTCGGTCCATTCTTGGCTGGAAATAGGCTACAATGGTCTCCTTGTCATTGTCGTCGCCGGCCGTCTTGGAGCCTACCAAAAGCGAGTTAAAGATCCGCTCGCCCCGATTAAAGATCTTGTTTTCTTCCAGCTGGTCGTAGCCGTTTGACACAAAGAACTCTCTGCACCCCTTTATCAGCTGCCCTTCTGTCATCCAGCCGCTCCGGCCCTCGTTCATGCGGGCAAAGAACGTCCTTGCCGAAACCATCCTTGTCAAGTAGTAAATCGATCTTGGCTGCGACCAAACTTGCTTTAAAGTTACTGGAACACTATACGGTTTCTGATCGTGCCCAGCTTTTCTATCGTGATTTCGACCACGTCGCCGTCCTTGAGGTATTTGGGCTCTTTCATCGACATCGCTACACCTGCAGGCGTGCCTGTCGAGATGATGTCCCCCGGCTCTAGCGTCATGGTCCGGCTCAGAGCAGAAATTATCCTCCTTATCGGGAGAACCATATTCGAGCTGGACGAGTTCTGCCGCATCTCGTCGTTTACCTTGGTAATTATCTGAAGGTTCTGCGGGTCCGCCACCTCGTCCTTGGTGGTTATCCAAGGGCCACAGGGCGCGAATGTATCGATGCCTTTGCCGCGCGTGAACTGCTTGTCCTTAAACTGGATGTCCCGGGCAGAAACATCATGCATGATCATGTAGCCAAAGACATAATCAAGTGCAGCTTCCTCTGTGACTTTTTTTGTTTCTTTGCCAATTATGACTGCAAGCTCGGCTTCATAGTCAAGGCGTGTCACAAACGACGGGCATATGACGTCTTTGAAGGGCTCGTTAAGTGCAGTCCGGGGCTTCATGAATATCACCGGCTCGTCCGATGGCGTGAGCCCCGCGTCGCGGGCATGATCATAATAGTTGAATGCAAGGCAGATTATTTTTGGCGGGTTTGGTATCGGCACCAAGAGCTCGACATCGGTCACCTTGTGGTTGTATTTCAGCTTGTTCTTGTGCTGCCTGACTTCGTCAAGCCATCCCCTGAACATAAAATCCTTGATGTTCGGCGGTACAGGTATGCCTGTCTGCTGCTGTATTTCCGCCTTTGTCACAATGGACTTGCCGTCATCGGAAATAATGCCGTACGTCTCCTTTACCTTGCTGTCCCTTATTCTTGCTACCTTCATTTTGCCATTTTACCTGTGCGTCATTATTGCGGTTTGATTGTCGTCGATCCTGCAGAACCCAAATCTCACGAACTGGACTCGTGTATCCGGCTTTAGGCCGGACACGAAAGATTCTGCAAAACCCCGCGCAATTTCGAGGCTGTTCATGTTGTACTCTTCACCTATATAGAGTGCCTTGGGAATCATTACCTTGTACTCAACTATATCATTCTTTGCAATCCACTGTATCTTAGGCATCAACTGGCGAATCTCGTCGCCTCCAACCTTGGCTGTTATAGCCCGTCCGCCATTCTTCGAGCTGACGCCGGTTATCTTGATGTTGTACAGCTCGATGAGCCGGATCTCGTCGCCTGTCTTGAGACCGACTGCGTCGTCGCCGGCAATGTAGAGCCTGTCCCTGACCCTTACCTTCCTTGTCCCGAGACTGGCGTCAGTCGGGTGGTTCTTGAGTACCACTTCTGTCTCTTGGGCGCCCTCCACATGCACTTCGATCGGGTTTTTCACGAAAAACAGCCTTGGAGATATTGGGTCAATTATCTTCCTGTTGAACGCTTCGAGCGTTTCAAAAGGCGGCTTGGTTTCTGCAAGTGTAAAGCCCAGAGATAGCACAAACTTGCGTATTGCCTCTGGCATGAATCCCCTTTTGCGAAAGGCGGCAAGCGTCGGGAGCCGCGGATCGTCCCAGCTCTTTATCGTGCCGTTGTCTATTAGCGGCCTTATCTTTCGCTTTGAAACTGGCATCCCTTCAAACTCGAGCCTTGAAAACTCGATAAGGTATGGCTTCCTTAGCTTTAGCCTTTCAAGTATTGCAAAGTATAACGCGTTGCGTAGCTCGTACTCTTTTGTCCTCATGGCATGCGTCACCCCATCAATGCTGTCCTCTATAGGTGCTGCAAAATCGTATGTCGGCCAGACGCGCACCCTGCTGCCCAACTTTGGATGGTCGCCTTCTATTATTCTAAACAATGTTGGGTCGCGCATTGCAGTATTCTGGTCGGCCATGTCTCCCTTGAAGCGCACTATGGCTTCATTCTGGTCGTACGAGCCGCCAAACATTTTCTCCGCTCTTTCAAGCGCGGTTGCAAGGTCTCGCCTGCACTCACATGGAATTCCCTTTGCACGCAGGTCGTGTATGGTGTCCTGACTGCAGGTGCACACATACGCGCCGTCAAGCTCGATCAGTTTCCTACCGTAGCTGTGTAAGAGGTCAATATCGTCGGAAGTGTTCTTGACAATGTCTGGCTTGACTCCGAGCCACTCAAGCCCCTCGGCTATGGCGTCATAATATTCCAGCTTTTCCTTGAGCGGGTTTGTGTCGTCAAAGCGAAGGATCAGCTTGCCTCCATACATGCGGGCGTACTCTTCGTCAATTATTGCCGCCTTTGCATGCCCTATGTGAGGGTAGCCGTTTGGCTCCGGCGGAAACCGTGTGACGACCTGACCCTGCACTGCCCCTTCAAGCGGAGGCAATTGCAGCTGCTGCTCTCCTGCCTGCTTTTTGGCGGCTGCTGTTTCTCCCGGCGCAAGCTCTTCTAGCAGCAACTTTTGGGCCGCCAGCGGCATCGCGTTTATTTTTTGCACCACCGCCTTGATCTCCGGAATCAGCGCCTTTATCTGACTCCGAAGCTCTGGCCTTGAGCCGACGAACTTGGCGATTACCGCGTCAGCCTGCGCCTTGCCCTCATGCTCGATAGAGTTCTTTAGCGCGATAACTTTGATGAACTTCTCGGTGTTCGCATCAACCTGCACAGATACTACAGACTCCTGCCAACTACAAAATCTGCCGAAAACTGGAGCGATCTTTTGGCGTCAGAGTCGCCATAGCCTTCTATTGCCTTTATCGCGTCGTTCATGTACTTCCTTGCCTCGTTTCTTACGTCTTGGTCTATCCCAACATCGGAAATGATCCTGACTGCCTCCTTGATATCAGAGCTTGACGCCTTGTCCTTTGCTCCAAACACTTTCAGGATCTTGTCCCGCTTTTCACCTTTGGTGCTGTTCAGCGCAAGTAGGATGGGATATGTCTTTTTTCCCTCCCTGATATCGTTGCCGGCTGCCTTGCCCGTCAGTTTGGGATCGCCCACTACGCCTATCAGGTCATCAACCAGCTGAAACGCGATCCCGATGTTGCGGCCAAATGACGATAGGTTCTCGATGTCACGGGTGATGTGGCTTGGGGCTGACAGTGCGCCTAGCGCGCACGACACTTCAAAGAGCGCTGCAGTCTTTTTCTCAATCATGTCAATGTACTGCTGCACGCCAGGAAACTTGGTGCTCGATGCAAATCCAATGTCGGTAGCCTGACCCTCGCAGATTTCAGTGCACGCCCGGGAAAGCTGAGCCACCATGTTGGTGATGTCGCTTTCAGGGATTCCAACCTTTTTGCCGTTAAACGTGATAAGCTGGAATGACTTTGAAAACAGAATGTCGCCGGCAAGTATCGCAAGCGGCAGGCCGTAATAGCGGTGTACGGTTTCAGTGCCGTGCCGCATCTCGTCGTTGTCCATAATGTCGTCGTGTACCAGAGTGAAATTGTGTACGAGCTCTACTGCGGCTGCTGCCGGTAGCGCCCTCTTCACCGTGCCTCCAAGCATTTCGCAGCTCTTGATCACCATGAACGGCCGGAGACGCTTGCCGCCTGTGCGTATCAGGTGCGATGATGCCTGATAGAGCTCCTTTGGCTTGCCCTCAAGTGAGCGGAGGAGGAATTCGTTTACGGTAGAAGCATAAGATTCCAGCTCGCTTTTGATGCTGCTTGCCTTCATGTACGGCTACTAACCTCCTGTGCTAACGCTCCTGTCAATATATATCTTGAGCTGGCAAGTGCATTGATGTTTCTGGCACCAACAAGAAACATTGTACTTCTAAGCTCTGCAAGGATCGTATCGGCAAATGCAAACAGGCTTTCACGCGACTGCGACGCAGCTCGGAGGAACGGGTATGCCATGGCCGCCATGCTTGCGCCAAGCGCGACACATTTTGCGACTTCAAGCCCGTTTCTCAGGCCACCGGATGCAATGAGCGGCAGCTTGACCGCCCTGCGCGTCTCTATCAGGCTGGCTGCAGTGGGTATGCCCCAGTCCCAGAACATCTCGCCAAGATGGCGCTTGAGGTCATCCTTCATTGCTTCCGCCCTCATCTTCTCAATGCCGGCCCAGCTGGTGCCGCCCGCTCCGGCAACATTTATTGCGGCAACGCCTGCCATCTCTAGTTTTATCGCAACTTCCCGTGAAATGCCGGCTCCAACCTCCTTGACAATCACCGGCACATCTATCGTCTTTGCAAGGTCGGAAATCTTGCCAAGGACGCCTTTGTAGCGCGGTTCGCCTTCCGGCTGTACCAGCTCTTGCAGCGGGTTCAGGTGCACCACCAGCGCGTTTGCCTTTATCATCTTCACAATCTTCCTGGCTTCATCTATCGTGAGCCCCTTGGCCAGCTGCGCGCCGCCAATGTTTGCTATCAGAAATGCATTTGGTGCGTTCTTTCTTGCTATCGAATAGGTGGCAGCAAGCTCTTCGCTCTTGAGGCCGGCCCTCTGGCTTCCAAGCCCCATGCCAAAGCCATATTTTTCCGCAAGCTCGCCCAGCCTGCCGTTGATGACCGTGGCTTCGTCAGTCCCGCCAGTCATGGAATCGATAATGATTGGCGCAGAGAACTTTTTGCCAAGGAACGTTGTCGAAGTGTCGATGTCGTCATAGTCAAGCTCGGGCAACGCGTTGTGCACCAGTCTGACGTATTCTAGGTAAGTCGAGGTGGTCTTGGCTTGCACATCTTTCTGGAGCGGTATGTCTATTCCGTCCTTTTTGCGCTGCTTGATAATTTCAATGTCTGAAGGCACATCAGAGGCGTCTGGCAAACTACTACTATCTCCTGCTCCCCTTTACCACCGTACCCACCTGCAGTCTTGTG
Coding sequences within it:
- a CDS encoding polyprenyl synthetase family protein; the protein is MKASSIKSELESYASTVNEFLLRSLEGKPKELYQASSHLIRTGGKRLRPFMVIKSCEMLGGTVKRALPAAAAVELVHNFTLVHDDIMDNDEMRHGTETVHRYYGLPLAILAGDILFSKSFQLITFNGKKVGIPESDITNMVAQLSRACTEICEGQATDIGFASSTKFPGVQQYIDMIEKKTAALFEVSCALGALSAPSHITRDIENLSSFGRNIGIAFQLVDDLIGVVGDPKLTGKAAGNDIREGKKTYPILLALNSTKGEKRDKILKVFGAKDKASSSDIKEAVRIISDVGIDQDVRNEARKYMNDAIKAIEGYGDSDAKRSLQFSADFVVGRSL
- a CDS encoding glutamate--tRNA ligase yields the protein MQVDANTEKFIKVIALKNSIEHEGKAQADAVIAKFVGSRPELRSQIKALIPEIKAVVQKINAMPLAAQKLLLEELAPGETAAAKKQAGEQQLQLPPLEGAVQGQVVTRFPPEPNGYPHIGHAKAAIIDEEYARMYGGKLILRFDDTNPLKEKLEYYDAIAEGLEWLGVKPDIVKNTSDDIDLLHSYGRKLIELDGAYVCTCSQDTIHDLRAKGIPCECRRDLATALERAEKMFGGSYDQNEAIVRFKGDMADQNTAMRDPTLFRIIEGDHPKLGSRVRVWPTYDFAAPIEDSIDGVTHAMRTKEYELRNALYFAILERLKLRKPYLIEFSRLEFEGMPVSKRKIRPLIDNGTIKSWDDPRLPTLAAFRKRGFMPEAIRKFVLSLGFTLAETKPPFETLEAFNRKIIDPISPRLFFVKNPIEVHVEGAQETEVVLKNHPTDASLGTRKVRVRDRLYIAGDDAVGLKTGDEIRLIELYNIKITGVSSKNGGRAITAKVGGDEIRQLMPKIQWIAKNDIVEYKVMIPKALYIGEEYNMNSLEIARGFAESFVSGLKPDTRVQFVRFGFCRIDDNQTAIMTHR
- the fni gene encoding type 2 isopentenyl-diphosphate Delta-isomerase produces the protein MPDASDVPSDIEIIKQRKKDGIDIPLQKDVQAKTTSTYLEYVRLVHNALPELDYDDIDTSTTFLGKKFSAPIIIDSMTGGTDEATVINGRLGELAEKYGFGMGLGSQRAGLKSEELAATYSIARKNAPNAFLIANIGGAQLAKGLTIDEARKIVKMIKANALVVHLNPLQELVQPEGEPRYKGVLGKISDLAKTIDVPVIVKEVGAGISREVAIKLEMAGVAAINVAGAGGTSWAGIEKMRAEAMKDDLKRHLGEMFWDWGIPTAASLIETRRAVKLPLIASGGLRNGLEVAKCVALGASMAAMAYPFLRAASQSRESLFAFADTILAELRSTMFLVGARNINALASSRYILTGALAQEVSSRT
- a CDS encoding fumarylacetoacetate hydrolase family protein codes for the protein MKVARIRDSKVKETYGIISDDGKSIVTKAEIQQQTGIPVPPNIKDFMFRGWLDEVRQHKNKLKYNHKVTDVELLVPIPNPPKIICLAFNYYDHARDAGLTPSDEPVIFMKPRTALNEPFKDVICPSFVTRLDYEAELAVIIGKETKKVTEEAALDYVFGYMIMHDVSARDIQFKDKQFTRGKGIDTFAPCGPWITTKDEVADPQNLQIITKVNDEMRQNSSSSNMVLPIRRIISALSRTMTLEPGDIISTGTPAGVAMSMKEPKYLKDGDVVEITIEKLGTIRNRIVFQ